One genomic region from Sorangium aterium encodes:
- a CDS encoding cytochrome c oxidase subunit 3 family protein, with product MSAHAEAADRPNKAGPILSPDFHVAHHFDSADTQFDAGRMGIWLFLVTEILLFGGLFCAFAVFRTWFFDSFVEAHHHLDKVMGGINTIVLICSSLTMALAVRSAQRSDKKTTTRLLVVTLLCAAMFLVIKYFEYQHKFHDGLLPGKYFTAQGFTTAHGGTFFAIYFMMTGIHGLHVVIGMGLITWILIRNTRGEFSSRYYSPVEGVGLYWHLVDLIWIYLFPLLYLVG from the coding sequence ATGAGCGCGCACGCCGAGGCCGCCGACCGGCCGAACAAGGCAGGCCCGATCCTGTCCCCCGACTTCCACGTCGCCCATCATTTCGATTCTGCGGACACGCAGTTCGACGCCGGCAGGATGGGCATCTGGCTCTTCCTCGTCACGGAGATCCTGCTCTTCGGCGGGCTGTTCTGCGCGTTCGCCGTCTTCCGGACCTGGTTCTTCGACTCGTTCGTGGAGGCCCACCATCACCTCGACAAGGTGATGGGCGGCATCAACACGATCGTGCTCATCTGTTCCAGCCTCACGATGGCGCTCGCCGTCCGCTCTGCGCAGAGGAGCGACAAGAAGACCACCACCCGGCTGCTCGTGGTGACCCTGCTCTGCGCGGCCATGTTCCTTGTGATCAAGTACTTCGAGTACCAGCACAAGTTCCACGACGGCCTGCTGCCCGGGAAGTACTTCACCGCCCAGGGCTTCACCACGGCCCACGGGGGGACGTTCTTCGCCATCTACTTCATGATGACGGGCATCCACGGCCTGCACGTCGTCATCGGGATGGGGCTCATCACGTGGATCCTCATCCGCAACACGCGCGGTGAGTTCTCGAGCCGTTACTACTCGCCGGTCGAAGGGGTGGGGCTGTACTGGCACCTCGTCGACCTCATCTGGATCTATCTCTTCCCCCTGCTCTACCTGGTGGGCTGA
- a CDS encoding cytochrome C oxidase subunit IV family protein, translating to MSTHAEAAGAHGHGHGHGHGADHVPHVLPLKVYIATWLALLVLTVATVGASYVDLGAANLAIAIIIATTKAGVVALIFMHLKWDHKFHALIFASSLIFLAIFIGFTMFDTANRGRAEQIEAERPADIKAPFDGKRAADDWRMKRSHKAPPPPEHGAHGGGAEEAK from the coding sequence ATGTCGACACACGCAGAAGCAGCCGGCGCGCACGGGCACGGGCACGGCCATGGCCATGGCGCCGATCACGTGCCTCACGTCCTGCCGCTCAAGGTCTACATCGCCACGTGGCTCGCGCTGCTCGTGCTCACGGTCGCCACCGTGGGCGCGAGCTACGTCGACCTCGGCGCCGCCAACCTGGCGATCGCGATCATCATCGCGACGACGAAGGCGGGCGTCGTGGCGCTCATCTTCATGCACCTCAAGTGGGACCATAAGTTCCACGCCCTGATCTTCGCGTCGTCGCTCATCTTCCTGGCGATCTTCATCGGCTTCACGATGTTCGACACGGCCAACCGCGGCCGGGCCGAGCAGATCGAGGCCGAGCGGCCGGCGGACATCAAGGCGCCGTTCGACGGCAAGCGCGCCGCCGACGACTGGAGGATGAAGCGCTCGCACAAGGCGCCGCCGCCGCCCGAGCACGGCGCGCACGGCGGCGGAGCCGAAGAGGCCAAGTGA
- a CDS encoding sensor histidine kinase yields MDAGHLDRALESPSVRARMQSSFQPWSLDAGPDPAKSSAPPAARRRLAVLLSGPKPPSWDTADRWLIQLRWGAIAGMVATTVAGRKLVPDLGLAPLIVGIAAIAAANIAWTFRVQRARRTDGGEPSGREPAQDHARAQLVGDVLANAWMLWFSGGLANPFAVFLAFHIALSGLLCPRRTTVLVGLLTLAAIAVLTYAAPLPLDAAPLGGERIRRLGDLVSLTSLTLFLGFFVVVYAHRLEELRQQSQRNERLAMLGRMVGGMSHELSTPLATILLASKDLVDVARETGSEDAARMAETVAGEARRASDIIGLMRGQIRLDQRLEPLELTRFVRDLTKVELARLGYRGALAFDTPRPVQADVLRPALCQVLVNLLANAAEATAGSAEQRIEVSVVERGDVCEIAVSDNGPGLNPDIAGRLGEPFQTTKMEQGGMGLGLYISSMMASRMNAVLRMESVETGGAKATLRLRLDGSTDPMDADLPGALKRSGAA; encoded by the coding sequence ATGGACGCCGGACACCTCGACCGCGCCCTGGAAAGCCCCTCTGTCCGCGCGCGGATGCAATCCTCCTTCCAGCCATGGTCGCTTGACGCAGGTCCCGACCCCGCCAAGAGCAGCGCGCCCCCGGCGGCGCGCCGGCGGCTCGCGGTCCTGCTCTCCGGGCCGAAGCCCCCGTCCTGGGACACCGCCGACAGGTGGCTGATCCAGCTGCGGTGGGGGGCGATCGCGGGGATGGTCGCGACCACGGTCGCTGGCAGGAAGCTCGTCCCCGACCTCGGGCTCGCTCCGTTGATCGTCGGCATCGCCGCGATCGCGGCGGCCAACATTGCCTGGACCTTCCGGGTCCAGCGCGCGCGCCGGACGGACGGGGGCGAGCCCTCGGGGCGCGAGCCCGCGCAGGATCACGCGCGCGCCCAGCTCGTGGGCGACGTGCTCGCGAACGCCTGGATGCTCTGGTTCTCGGGCGGGCTGGCGAACCCGTTCGCCGTCTTCCTCGCCTTCCACATCGCCCTCTCCGGCCTCCTCTGCCCGCGGCGCACGACCGTGCTCGTGGGCCTGTTGACGCTGGCCGCGATCGCCGTGCTCACGTACGCGGCGCCGCTGCCGCTCGACGCGGCGCCGCTCGGCGGCGAGCGCATCCGGCGGCTCGGCGACCTCGTGTCGCTCACGTCGCTGACGCTGTTCCTCGGCTTCTTCGTCGTCGTCTACGCGCACAGGCTCGAGGAGCTCCGGCAGCAGAGCCAGCGGAACGAGCGGCTGGCGATGCTCGGCCGCATGGTCGGCGGGATGTCGCACGAGCTCAGCACGCCGCTCGCGACGATCCTCCTCGCGAGCAAGGACCTCGTCGACGTGGCGCGGGAGACGGGCTCCGAGGACGCGGCGCGCATGGCCGAGACCGTGGCCGGCGAGGCGCGGCGCGCGAGCGACATCATCGGGCTGATGCGCGGCCAGATCCGGCTCGATCAGCGGCTGGAGCCGCTGGAGCTCACCCGCTTCGTGCGCGACCTGACGAAGGTCGAGCTCGCGCGGCTCGGCTACCGCGGCGCGCTCGCGTTCGACACGCCGCGGCCGGTGCAGGCGGACGTGCTGCGGCCGGCGCTCTGCCAGGTGCTCGTCAACCTGCTCGCCAACGCCGCCGAGGCGACGGCCGGCTCGGCCGAGCAGCGGATCGAGGTGAGCGTCGTCGAGCGCGGCGACGTCTGCGAGATCGCGGTCTCCGACAACGGGCCGGGGCTCAACCCCGACATCGCCGGGCGGCTCGGGGAGCCGTTCCAGACGACGAAGATGGAGCAGGGGGGCATGGGGCTCGGGCTCTACATCAGCTCGATGATGGCCTCCCGCATGAACGCGGTGCTGCGCATGGAGAGCGTCGAGACCGGCGGCGCGAAGGCGACCTTGCGCCTCCGCCTCGACGGGAGCACGGACCCCATGGACGCGGATCTCCCCGGCGCGCTGAAGCGCTCCGGGGCCGCCTGA
- a CDS encoding response regulator transcription factor, whose product MTRRIETALLVDDDDAFRTTLQGALRRRGVVARTAATIDEGLVALEYEPVDLVVIDYRMPRGDGLSALAQYRKLQPDAAIVMLTGFGDIPLAVAAMREGADTLLSKPVDADKLLREAANLRDRQRPPPSAAPTPPPGSLKLDDLEREAIRAALRESGGVVATAAKLLGIDRRTLQRKLKKLS is encoded by the coding sequence ATGACGCGACGGATCGAGACGGCGCTCCTCGTGGACGACGACGACGCGTTCCGCACCACCCTGCAGGGCGCGCTGCGCCGCCGCGGGGTCGTGGCGAGGACCGCGGCGACGATCGACGAGGGGCTCGTGGCGCTCGAGTACGAGCCGGTGGACCTCGTGGTCATCGACTACCGCATGCCGCGCGGCGACGGGCTCAGCGCGCTCGCCCAGTACCGCAAGCTGCAGCCCGACGCGGCGATCGTGATGCTGACCGGGTTCGGGGACATCCCGCTCGCGGTGGCGGCGATGCGCGAGGGCGCCGACACGCTGCTCAGCAAGCCCGTCGACGCGGACAAGCTGCTGCGCGAGGCCGCGAACCTCCGGGACCGCCAGCGCCCCCCGCCCTCGGCGGCGCCGACGCCGCCGCCGGGGAGCCTGAAGCTCGACGATCTCGAGCGCGAGGCGATCCGCGCCGCGCTGAGGGAGTCGGGCGGCGTGGTGGCCACCGCGGCGAAGCTGCTGGGGATCGATCGGCGGACGCTGCAGCGGAAGCTGAAGAAGCTCAGTTAG